In Oryza sativa Japonica Group chromosome 11, ASM3414082v1, the following are encoded in one genomic region:
- the LOC9266337 gene encoding receptor-like protein EIX2 isoform X1, producing MHPKSSLLFFLMIGALLTNAMANHAPAPAAVNCVPREREALLAFKRGITGDPAGRLASWKEDDHDCCRWRGVRCSDNLIGHVLELHLQSNLTGVVYVDYSPLEFNAVALVGRITSSLLSLEHLEHLDLSNNNLTGPDGRFPVFVASLRNLQYLDLSGLGFTGMVPYQLGNLSKLEFLDLSGTGMQSADISWLTRLQWLKYLYLSSVNLSAISDWAHVVNKIPSLTVLSLSGCSLTRVDHSLKHVNLTRLEKLHLSGNDFSHPLSSCWFWILKTLIYLDLESTGLYGRFPNAITNMTSLQVLDFSRNNNAGILEPILLRNLCNLESLNLQLGLLSGNMTELLESLSHCSPNKLRKLYLSNNNITGTLPAQSMGQFTSLANIGFSFNQLTGHVPPEIGKLASLTHLDLSENKLTGTITDEHFGGLVSLTYIDLSYNKLKIVIDPEWLPPFRLETAYFASCQMGPLFPAWLRWSSDIDMIDISSANIIDEFPDWVSTAFSKAIYLDMSNNKISGNLPKNMKIMSLEELYLNSNRIIGEVPTLPTNLTYLDISNNILSGLVASNFGAPRLDTMNLSSNSIQGQIPSSICRLKYLSTLDLSNNLLNGKLPRCIGMRNLQKLLLSNNNLSGTFPSLLQGCTLLRYIDLSWNRFYGRLPSWIGDFQELVSLQLRNNTFSW from the coding sequence ATGCATCCCAAGTCATCACTGCTGTTCTTCCTCATGATCGGAGCATTGCTCACCAATGCCATGGCAAACCATGCACCGGCTCCAGCCGCCGTCAACTGCGTGCCACGAGAGAGGGAAGCCCTGCTGGCCTTCAAGCGAGGCATCACTGGCGACCCCGCAGGGCGCCTCGCCTCGTGGAAGGAAGACGACCATGACTGCTGCCGGTGGAGGGGCGTTAGGTGCAGCGACAACCTCATCGGTCATGTCCTCGAGCTCCACCTCCAGAGTAACCTCACCGGTGTTGTTTATGTAGATTATAGCCCTTTGGAGTTCAACGCGGTAGCTTTGGTCGGCCGGATAACGTCTTCTTTGCTTTCTCTGGAGCATCTAGAGCACCTTGACCTCAGCAACAACAACCTCACGGGGCCGGATGGCCGTTTCCCGGTGTTTGTGGCCTCCCTTCGCAACCTACAATATCTTGATCTCTCTGGTTTGGGATTCACTGGTATGGTGCCATATCAGCTTGGTAACCTTTCAAAGCTGGAATTTCTTGACCTTTCGGGAACAGGTATGCAATCAGCAGATATATCATGGCTAACACGTCTACAATGGTTGAAGTACCTTTACTTGTCATCAGTAAATCTTAGCGCGATATCTGATTGGGCTCATGTAGTAAACAAGATCCCATCACTAACGGTGCTTTCTCTCTCTGGTTGCTCACTTACACGTGTAGACCACTCGCTCAAACACGTAAACCTCACTAGACTTGAGAAGCTCCATCTCTCTGGCAACGATTTTAGCCACCCTTTGTCATCTTGCTGGTTTTGGATCTTGAAAACCCTCATCTACCTCGACCTTGAATCAACCGGTTTATATGGTCGATTTCCAAATGCAATAACCAACATGACGTCCCTCCAGGTCTTGGATTTTTCAAGAAACAATAATGCGGGTATTTTGGAACCAATTCTGCTAAGGAACCTTTGCAACTTAGAAAGTCTGAACCTTCAATTGGGCCTCTTGTCTGGTAACATGACAGAGCTGCTAGAGAGTTTGAGTCATTGCTCACCAAACAAATTGCGGAAATTATATTTGTCCAACAACAATATTACGGGAACTCTACCAGCTCAGAGTATGGGCCAATTTACCAGCTTAGCCAATATTGGTTTCTCTTTCAACCAGCTCACAGGGCACGTGCCTCCTGAGATTGGTAAACTAGCTAGTTTGACTCACCTTGACCTAAGTGAAAATAAATTAACAGGAACCATCACAGATGAACACTTCGGTGGTCTAGTGAGCTTAACATACATTGATTTATCTTACAACAAACTCAAGATTGTTATAGACCCTGAATGGTTACCACCATTTAGGCTTGAAACTGCGTATTTTGCATCTTGTCAAATGGGTCCTCTGTTTCCTGCCTGGCTCCGGTGGTCATCCGACATTGATATGATTGATATTTCAAGCGCTAATATAATAGACGAGTTTCCAGATTGGGTCTCTACAGCATTTTCAAAGGCCATATATTTGGAcatgtctaataacaaaatcaGCGGTAACCTgccaaaaaatatgaaaatcatGTCTCTGGAAGAACTCTATCTAAATTCAAACAGAATAATCGGTGAAGTACCAACGTTGCCGACAAACCTCACCTATTTGGACATCTCAAATAACATACTATCAGGGCTTGTCGCATCAAACTTCGGAGCGCCAAGACTAGATACTATGAATCTATCCTCAAACAGCATCCAAGGCCAGATTCCAAGTTCGATTTGCAGGTTGAAATATTTGAGCACCTTGGATTTATCCAACAATCTTTTGAACGGGAAACTTCCTCGATGCATTGGGATGAGAAATCTTCAGAAGCTTCTACTAAGTAATAATAACTTATCTGGCACATTCCCATCTTTACTGCAAGGCTGCACACTGCTACGTTATATAGACCTATCATGGAATAGGTTTTATGGAAGATTACCGAGTTGGATTGGAGACTTCCAAGAATTAGTTTCTCTACAACTGAGGAACAATACTTTTTCTTGGTAA
- the LOC9266337 gene encoding receptor-like protein EIX2 isoform X2, translating into MPWQTMHRLQPPSTACHERGKPCWPSSEASLATPQGASPRGRKTTMTAAGGGALDYSPLEFNAVALVGRITSSLLSLEHLEHLDLSNNNLTGPDGRFPVFVASLRNLQYLDLSGLGFTGMVPYQLGNLSKLEFLDLSGTGMQSADISWLTRLQWLKYLYLSSVNLSAISDWAHVVNKIPSLTVLSLSGCSLTRVDHSLKHVNLTRLEKLHLSGNDFSHPLSSCWFWILKTLIYLDLESTGLYGRFPNAITNMTSLQVLDFSRNNNAGILEPILLRNLCNLESLNLQLGLLSGNMTELLESLSHCSPNKLRKLYLSNNNITGTLPAQSMGQFTSLANIGFSFNQLTGHVPPEIGKLASLTHLDLSENKLTGTITDEHFGGLVSLTYIDLSYNKLKIVIDPEWLPPFRLETAYFASCQMGPLFPAWLRWSSDIDMIDISSANIIDEFPDWVSTAFSKAIYLDMSNNKISGNLPKNMKIMSLEELYLNSNRIIGEVPTLPTNLTYLDISNNILSGLVASNFGAPRLDTMNLSSNSIQGQIPSSICRLKYLSTLDLSNNLLNGKLPRCIGMRNLQKLLLSNNNLSGTFPSLLQGCTLLRYIDLSWNRFYGRLPSWIGDFQELVSLQLRNNTFSW; encoded by the exons ATGCCATGGCAAACCATGCACCGGCTCCAGCCGCCGTCAACTGCGTGCCACGAGAGAGGGAAGCCCTGCTGGCCTTCAAGCGAGGCATCACTGGCGACCCCGCAGGGCGCCTCGCCTCGTGGAAGGAAGACGACCATGACTGCTGCCGGTGGAGGGGCGTTAG ATTATAGCCCTTTGGAGTTCAACGCGGTAGCTTTGGTCGGCCGGATAACGTCTTCTTTGCTTTCTCTGGAGCATCTAGAGCACCTTGACCTCAGCAACAACAACCTCACGGGGCCGGATGGCCGTTTCCCGGTGTTTGTGGCCTCCCTTCGCAACCTACAATATCTTGATCTCTCTGGTTTGGGATTCACTGGTATGGTGCCATATCAGCTTGGTAACCTTTCAAAGCTGGAATTTCTTGACCTTTCGGGAACAGGTATGCAATCAGCAGATATATCATGGCTAACACGTCTACAATGGTTGAAGTACCTTTACTTGTCATCAGTAAATCTTAGCGCGATATCTGATTGGGCTCATGTAGTAAACAAGATCCCATCACTAACGGTGCTTTCTCTCTCTGGTTGCTCACTTACACGTGTAGACCACTCGCTCAAACACGTAAACCTCACTAGACTTGAGAAGCTCCATCTCTCTGGCAACGATTTTAGCCACCCTTTGTCATCTTGCTGGTTTTGGATCTTGAAAACCCTCATCTACCTCGACCTTGAATCAACCGGTTTATATGGTCGATTTCCAAATGCAATAACCAACATGACGTCCCTCCAGGTCTTGGATTTTTCAAGAAACAATAATGCGGGTATTTTGGAACCAATTCTGCTAAGGAACCTTTGCAACTTAGAAAGTCTGAACCTTCAATTGGGCCTCTTGTCTGGTAACATGACAGAGCTGCTAGAGAGTTTGAGTCATTGCTCACCAAACAAATTGCGGAAATTATATTTGTCCAACAACAATATTACGGGAACTCTACCAGCTCAGAGTATGGGCCAATTTACCAGCTTAGCCAATATTGGTTTCTCTTTCAACCAGCTCACAGGGCACGTGCCTCCTGAGATTGGTAAACTAGCTAGTTTGACTCACCTTGACCTAAGTGAAAATAAATTAACAGGAACCATCACAGATGAACACTTCGGTGGTCTAGTGAGCTTAACATACATTGATTTATCTTACAACAAACTCAAGATTGTTATAGACCCTGAATGGTTACCACCATTTAGGCTTGAAACTGCGTATTTTGCATCTTGTCAAATGGGTCCTCTGTTTCCTGCCTGGCTCCGGTGGTCATCCGACATTGATATGATTGATATTTCAAGCGCTAATATAATAGACGAGTTTCCAGATTGGGTCTCTACAGCATTTTCAAAGGCCATATATTTGGAcatgtctaataacaaaatcaGCGGTAACCTgccaaaaaatatgaaaatcatGTCTCTGGAAGAACTCTATCTAAATTCAAACAGAATAATCGGTGAAGTACCAACGTTGCCGACAAACCTCACCTATTTGGACATCTCAAATAACATACTATCAGGGCTTGTCGCATCAAACTTCGGAGCGCCAAGACTAGATACTATGAATCTATCCTCAAACAGCATCCAAGGCCAGATTCCAAGTTCGATTTGCAGGTTGAAATATTTGAGCACCTTGGATTTATCCAACAATCTTTTGAACGGGAAACTTCCTCGATGCATTGGGATGAGAAATCTTCAGAAGCTTCTACTAAGTAATAATAACTTATCTGGCACATTCCCATCTTTACTGCAAGGCTGCACACTGCTACGTTATATAGACCTATCATGGAATAGGTTTTATGGAAGATTACCGAGTTGGATTGGAGACTTCCAAGAATTAGTTTCTCTACAACTGAGGAACAATACTTTTTCTTGGTAA